The following proteins are co-located in the bacterium genome:
- a CDS encoding prolipoprotein diacylglyceryl transferase — protein MLRVLLELRDNQAAWLAGFLFTFFWMFFVQRRSFRTTRDLVIACVILLAGTAGIGWLAYMLAYANKIFGGDAGVDWDLALSFFTGGRGIYPIRSYGIAMASAFGICIPLMYRRAPKEGLSQDTTVNVALLTIVGTLVGGRVLFVITQWEKYTNDLLGLIRFWEGGLVFYGGAIGAAIATGIYLKFVRKEGFLRYGDLVSPYTGLGLAIHRGFGCFLNGCCYGGPTNAAWGVHFPLDHPGTKFFGAEVYLHPSQLYEAINGLLIFGVLMAFRSRRKYVGQSWAIMMMMYAFNRYLVEMTRGDLLRGTVGVLSTSQFISIVIFALGAVLLAFCHVRKIPAVTEAPVPAAARAAASRA, from the coding sequence TTGCTTCGCGTTCTTCTTGAGCTTCGGGACAATCAGGCGGCCTGGCTGGCCGGCTTCCTGTTCACGTTTTTCTGGATGTTTTTCGTCCAGCGCCGATCCTTCCGCACGACGCGCGATCTCGTGATCGCGTGCGTCATCCTTCTGGCCGGAACCGCGGGCATCGGATGGCTCGCCTACATGCTGGCGTATGCAAACAAGATTTTCGGGGGCGACGCCGGCGTTGACTGGGATCTTGCGCTCTCGTTTTTCACCGGCGGCCGGGGGATATACCCCATACGCAGTTACGGCATCGCCATGGCGTCGGCGTTCGGCATCTGCATTCCGCTGATGTACCGGCGCGCGCCCAAGGAAGGGTTGTCGCAGGACACCACCGTCAACGTGGCGCTTCTGACGATCGTCGGCACGCTGGTCGGCGGCCGGGTGCTTTTCGTTATCACGCAGTGGGAAAAATATACCAACGACCTTTTGGGACTGATCCGTTTTTGGGAAGGCGGCCTGGTTTTTTACGGCGGCGCCATCGGCGCGGCGATCGCCACCGGGATCTACCTGAAGTTCGTCCGCAAGGAAGGCTTTTTGCGTTATGGCGATCTCGTTTCGCCATACACGGGTCTTGGCCTTGCGATCCATCGGGGCTTCGGGTGCTTTTTGAACGGCTGCTGCTACGGAGGGCCGACAAACGCCGCGTGGGGCGTGCATTTCCCGCTCGATCACCCCGGCACGAAATTTTTCGGCGCGGAGGTCTATCTGCATCCGTCGCAGCTCTACGAGGCCATCAACGGTCTCCTGATATTCGGTGTGTTGATGGCGTTCCGCTCGCGGCGCAAATACGTCGGTCAGAGCTGGGCGATCATGATGATGATGTACGCCTTCAATCGCTACCTCGTCGAAATGACGCGCGGCGATCTGCTGCGCGGCACCGTGGGCGTCTTGTCCACGAGCCAGTTCATCAGCATCGTCATCTTCGCGTTAGGCGCGGTGCTATTGGCCTTTTGCCATGTCCGCAAGATCCCGGCAGTCACGGAAGCGCCCGTCCCGGCCGCGGCTCGTGCGGCCGCGTCGCGCGCCTGA
- a CDS encoding alpha/beta fold hydrolase: protein MTELTRRFEEATGIASRVRNAEASGRPILLLHGAGGNKLAWLTLSRHLAENLPDRPIEFLDLPGHGESRLPGQRTIAGYAASLLEFLDARGMDRVDLVGHSMGGAIALTLALDFPDRVGKVAAVASGYRLSTAPMIVEAFVADREQALTYVREFSFSKGADENVVDAMLAGMRECDPDTLVNDFRATGEFDIHERVGALVPPLAVFVGEKDMLTSAGRNRALAEAVEGAQFKMYPGAGHMVTMERPRELARDLAEFLRDAAS from the coding sequence ATGACGGAATTGACCAGACGATTCGAGGAGGCGACCGGCATTGCTTCGCGCGTGCGCAACGCGGAAGCGAGCGGGCGGCCGATCCTTCTTCTGCACGGCGCGGGCGGAAACAAGCTCGCATGGCTGACGCTCTCGCGGCATCTCGCCGAAAACCTGCCGGACAGGCCGATCGAGTTTCTCGATCTTCCCGGCCACGGCGAATCGCGCCTGCCCGGGCAACGCACGATTGCCGGATACGCCGCGTCTCTACTGGAATTTCTCGACGCGCGAGGGATGGACCGCGTCGATCTCGTTGGCCATTCGATGGGCGGCGCAATCGCGCTGACACTCGCGCTCGATTTTCCCGACCGCGTCGGCAAGGTGGCCGCCGTCGCGAGCGGGTATCGCCTGTCCACCGCGCCGATGATCGTGGAGGCGTTTGTCGCGGATCGCGAGCAGGCGCTCACCTACGTGCGCGAATTTTCCTTTTCGAAGGGCGCTGACGAAAACGTCGTGGACGCGATGCTGGCGGGCATGCGGGAGTGCGATCCGGACACGCTCGTCAACGATTTCCGGGCGACGGGCGAGTTCGACATCCACGAACGCGTCGGCGCGCTTGTACCGCCGCTTGCGGTTTTCGTCGGCGAAAAGGACATGCTGACAAGCGCGGGGCGCAATCGCGCGCTGGCCGAGGCGGTCGAGGGCGCGCAATTCAAGATGTATCCCGGCGCCGGACATATGGTGACGATGGAGCGCCCCCGGGAGCTTGCGCGCGATCTCGCGGAGTTTTTACGTGACGCTGCTTCGTGA
- a CDS encoding FAD-binding protein: MTLLRDRLAEAVGGANVLTTPDALAPFAEDAKFRGQPPVLAVRAGSIDDVARVVGIARDAKTPVIPRGAGTGVVGGAVPESPVIVLDLSRMTRIHDFHPRDMTVGAEAGVITGDLHRFVEARGLFYPPDPASADSCSIGGNAATNAGGLRALKYGVTGNYVLAMTVVLANGEAIRVGGDTRKQAVGYDLRHLFVGSEGTLGVICDLTLRLVRKPDAHRALVASFADIASALGGVARVLESDVLPAALELVDEPCVRAVERVKGISLPYAAPYLLVEVDGREENVRDDIERLGVLLEQAGATAHLAMDESQRERLWSVRRAVSESLSATAPKKLADDITVPLSAIADLILGARKIGEARGLSAVCYGHAGDGNVHVNVLYDPETPGEKDAVHAFREDLFELTWKLRGTISGEHGVGISKRPYFARELSPGVVNAHRAIKRALDPNNILNPGKIWEG; the protein is encoded by the coding sequence GTGACGCTGCTTCGTGATCGTCTTGCCGAGGCGGTTGGCGGCGCGAACGTCCTTACGACGCCCGACGCACTTGCTCCCTTCGCCGAGGACGCGAAGTTTCGAGGGCAGCCCCCGGTTCTTGCCGTGCGCGCCGGATCGATCGACGACGTTGCGCGCGTCGTCGGGATCGCGCGCGACGCGAAAACGCCCGTCATCCCGCGCGGCGCGGGCACGGGCGTCGTCGGCGGCGCCGTGCCGGAATCGCCCGTCATCGTCCTGGATTTGTCGCGCATGACGCGCATCCACGACTTCCACCCGCGCGACATGACCGTCGGGGCTGAGGCCGGCGTCATCACCGGCGATCTGCATCGCTTCGTCGAGGCCCGGGGTCTTTTTTATCCACCGGATCCCGCGTCCGCGGATAGCTGCTCCATCGGCGGAAACGCGGCGACAAACGCCGGCGGCCTGCGCGCTCTCAAATACGGCGTGACGGGCAATTACGTCCTGGCGATGACGGTCGTGCTGGCGAACGGCGAAGCGATCCGCGTCGGCGGCGACACGCGCAAGCAGGCGGTCGGTTACGATCTTCGACATCTGTTCGTCGGCAGCGAGGGGACGCTGGGCGTGATTTGCGACCTGACGCTGCGCCTTGTCCGCAAGCCTGACGCGCACCGCGCGCTCGTCGCGTCATTCGCCGATATCGCGTCCGCGCTAGGCGGCGTCGCGCGCGTGCTGGAGAGCGATGTTCTGCCCGCCGCGCTCGAGTTGGTCGACGAGCCGTGCGTTCGCGCGGTGGAGCGCGTCAAGGGGATTTCGCTTCCGTACGCCGCGCCCTACCTGCTCGTCGAAGTGGACGGCCGCGAGGAAAACGTGCGGGATGACATCGAGCGGCTCGGCGTTCTGTTGGAGCAAGCCGGCGCGACGGCGCATCTGGCGATGGACGAATCGCAGCGCGAGCGGCTCTGGAGCGTGCGTCGCGCGGTGAGCGAATCGCTATCGGCCACCGCGCCAAAAAAACTCGCGGATGACATCACCGTGCCGCTATCGGCGATCGCCGATCTGATTCTCGGCGCAAGGAAAATCGGGGAGGCGAGGGGGCTTTCCGCCGTGTGTTACGGCCACGCGGGCGACGGCAACGTGCACGTCAACGTCCTGTATGACCCGGAAACGCCCGGCGAAAAGGACGCCGTGCATGCGTTTCGCGAGGATCTTTTCGAGTTGACGTGGAAGCTTCGCGGCACGATCTCCGGCGAGCACGGCGTCGGCATTTCCAAGCGCCCCTACTTTGCGCGCGAGCTTTCTCCCGGCGTCGTTAACGCGCACCGCGCGATCAAGCGCGCGCTCGACCCGAACAATATCCTGAACCCCGGGAAGATCTGGGAAGGATGA
- a CDS encoding diguanylate cyclase has protein sequence MAAAGRFVRRYNTFIVAMAIFALLTLRQFQPDLILRPRAHSNFRIWILVLLLAYLVLRLGGFLRSRTEKRPPESEDANLSFLEQADTSFLILAATNVIVQLSGDLQNYFYPLNYLFLSLFVIYLGARIALVYAMLLPAVEMVGMVIEGSPAPLIYTQGILHGGMGVSFVVIIGLFLFTERRARDKAVSKLDRLIADARSLGEPTSDERVAILKETADETEIRHARRLDASIGDLMEVTRLGLNADACVALFIDEYGALLRVRGLAGPPDELDEDAIVPLEGTLAGVAMNQDRAVIVRHMRRNAGALEYRRKRTHVRSCVLQPVRAGGKAIGVIVADSGTEDAFGAASETLIARVARLLAAQFEAAQDMAELDRERAEFAAYYDVAKRFATTNNLQDVLALIFEAGRRVFPYDGAIVTFWDPETRKGSVAAVSGLPERWVGVEFAALESLAGWVVESQRHLAFHRARDINRPVIHPDFRLKGYESVLILPLTSRDRVIGTLTFLWKEEEAFSAYDEKLLEALAVHAATSIDSARVYKQLALLATTDSLTSLPNRRHFRYRLDTEVARFRRTGTPVSLLLLDIDKFKGINDRYGHPVGDVVLKRMAEELSNAMRDIDVAARYGGEEFALVLSNTRIAGARKFADRLRERIAKIRIDNENGAFSITISIGIAGMPEDARDARALIDAADRALYHSKETGRNRVSWIGDVPDAPALPPANASNA, from the coding sequence ATGGCCGCCGCCGGCCGTTTCGTTCGCCGCTACAACACCTTCATCGTGGCGATGGCGATTTTCGCCCTTTTGACGCTCCGCCAGTTCCAGCCCGACCTTATCCTGCGGCCCCGGGCGCATTCGAATTTCCGCATCTGGATCCTAGTGCTGCTACTGGCGTATCTCGTGCTTCGCCTGGGCGGCTTCCTCCGCTCGCGAACCGAAAAGCGGCCGCCCGAGTCCGAAGACGCGAATCTGTCGTTTCTCGAACAGGCGGACACCTCGTTTCTGATCCTCGCGGCGACCAACGTCATCGTGCAGCTTTCCGGCGATCTCCAGAATTATTTCTATCCGCTGAACTATCTGTTCCTCTCGCTTTTCGTCATCTATCTCGGCGCGCGGATCGCCCTTGTCTATGCCATGCTTTTGCCCGCCGTCGAGATGGTCGGCATGGTCATCGAGGGATCGCCCGCGCCCCTGATTTACACGCAGGGGATCCTTCACGGCGGGATGGGCGTCAGTTTTGTCGTCATCATCGGCCTGTTTTTGTTCACCGAGCGCCGCGCGCGCGATAAAGCGGTCAGCAAACTCGACCGCCTCATCGCCGATGCACGATCGCTTGGCGAGCCGACTTCCGACGAGCGCGTCGCGATTCTCAAGGAAACGGCCGACGAAACGGAGATCCGCCATGCGCGCCGGCTCGATGCGTCGATCGGCGATCTCATGGAAGTCACTCGCCTGGGATTGAACGCCGACGCGTGCGTGGCGCTATTCATCGACGAATACGGCGCCCTTCTTCGCGTCCGCGGCCTCGCGGGCCCGCCGGACGAGCTCGACGAGGACGCGATCGTGCCGCTCGAGGGCACGCTAGCCGGCGTCGCCATGAATCAGGATCGCGCGGTCATCGTCCGGCACATGCGGCGCAACGCCGGCGCACTCGAGTATCGCCGCAAAAGGACGCACGTGCGCTCGTGCGTTTTGCAGCCGGTGCGCGCCGGGGGCAAGGCCATCGGCGTCATCGTCGCGGACAGCGGCACGGAAGACGCTTTCGGCGCCGCTTCCGAAACGCTCATCGCCCGCGTCGCGCGTCTTCTCGCCGCGCAGTTCGAGGCCGCGCAGGACATGGCGGAGCTCGATCGCGAGCGCGCCGAATTCGCGGCGTATTACGACGTTGCCAAGCGATTCGCGACGACCAACAATCTGCAGGATGTCCTCGCCTTGATCTTCGAGGCGGGCCGCCGCGTTTTCCCTTACGACGGCGCGATCGTCACATTCTGGGATCCGGAAACGCGCAAGGGTTCCGTGGCCGCGGTTTCCGGACTGCCGGAGCGATGGGTCGGCGTCGAATTCGCCGCCCTGGAATCCTTGGCGGGCTGGGTGGTCGAATCGCAACGGCATCTTGCGTTTCACCGCGCGCGCGATATCAACCGCCCGGTGATTCATCCCGACTTCCGCCTCAAGGGTTACGAGAGCGTTTTGATTTTGCCGCTCACCTCGCGCGATCGCGTCATCGGCACCCTGACCTTCCTCTGGAAGGAGGAAGAGGCGTTTTCGGCTTACGATGAAAAGCTGCTCGAGGCTCTTGCCGTGCATGCCGCGACAAGCATCGACAGCGCGCGCGTTTACAAGCAACTCGCGCTGCTCGCGACGACCGACAGCCTGACGTCGCTTCCGAACCGCCGGCACTTCCGCTATCGGCTCGACACCGAGGTCGCACGCTTCCGCCGCACCGGCACGCCGGTCAGCCTTCTCCTTCTCGATATCGACAAGTTCAAGGGCATCAACGACCGCTACGGGCATCCCGTCGGCGACGTGGTGCTCAAGCGCATGGCCGAAGAGCTTTCAAACGCGATGCGCGACATCGATGTCGCCGCGCGGTACGGCGGCGAGGAATTCGCGCTCGTTCTGTCCAACACGCGCATCGCCGGCGCGCGCAAGTTCGCCGATCGGTTGCGCGAACGCATCGCGAAGATCCGGATCGACAACGAAAATGGCGCCTTTTCGATCACGATCAGCATCGGTATCGCCGGCATGCCCGAGGACGCGCGCGACGCACGTGCGCTCATCGACGCCGCGGACCGCGCGCTCTACCACTCGAAGGAGACCGGGCGAAACCGTGTGTCGTGGATCGGCGACGTACCCGACGCGCCCGCCTTGCCGCCGGCGAACGCCTCGAACGCCTGA
- a CDS encoding septum formation initiator family protein — translation MRTFVKDHFRKALVAAYFLLALWYLAFSDSGLYKVHRLEQEKARLDQDIVALEREIGDLTWRTERLRTSDAAIEQEIRQSLGMVHAEETVFLFTPAREVDPGTS, via the coding sequence ATGCGGACATTCGTCAAGGACCATTTCCGCAAGGCGCTCGTCGCGGCTTACTTCCTCCTTGCGCTCTGGTACCTCGCCTTCTCCGATTCCGGGCTTTACAAAGTGCACAGGCTCGAACAGGAAAAGGCGCGGCTGGACCAGGATATCGTCGCGCTCGAACGCGAGATCGGCGATCTCACGTGGCGCACCGAGCGGCTTCGCACGAGCGACGCGGCGATCGAGCAGGAAATCCGGCAGTCTCTTGGCATGGTTCACGCCGAGGAAACCGTCTTCCTGTTCACCCCCGCGCGCGAGGTCGATCCGGGGACGTCCTGA